From the Prosthecodimorpha staleyi genome, one window contains:
- the tyrS gene encoding tyrosine--tRNA ligase, whose amino-acid sequence MTGFKSDFLRVLSERGFIHQISDPEGLDAAFAKGPVTGYIGFDATATSLHAGSLIQIMLLHWMQQTGNRPIALMGGGTTMIGDPSFKDEARKLLTVEDIEHNLTGIRQVFAKFLRFGAGPTDALMINNADWLLKLNYLEFLRDVGRHFSVNRMLSFDSVKLRLDREQSLSFLEFNYMILQGYDFVELNRRTGCILQMGGSDQWGNIVNGIDLGHRMDGVQLYALTSPLLTTSSGAKMGKTASGAVWLNADLLSPYDYWQYWRNTEDADVERFLKLYTTLPMAEIARLAALGGAEINEAKKVLATEVTALVHGLAAAHEAAETARKTFEEGALSANLPTIDIPADELAAGIGVLAAFVRAGLAASNGEVRRLLSGGGVRVNDQPVTDDKARLTPADLTPEGVVKLSLGKKKHILVRPV is encoded by the coding sequence ATGACCGGTTTCAAGTCCGACTTCCTCCGGGTTCTCTCCGAACGCGGCTTCATCCACCAGATCTCCGATCCGGAAGGGCTGGATGCGGCTTTCGCCAAGGGACCGGTGACGGGCTATATCGGCTTCGATGCGACGGCGACCAGCCTCCATGCTGGCTCGCTGATCCAGATCATGCTGCTCCACTGGATGCAGCAGACCGGCAACCGCCCGATCGCGCTGATGGGCGGCGGCACCACCATGATCGGCGACCCGTCCTTCAAGGACGAGGCGCGCAAGCTCCTCACCGTCGAGGACATCGAGCACAACCTCACCGGCATCCGGCAGGTCTTCGCCAAGTTCCTGCGCTTCGGCGCCGGCCCGACCGACGCGCTGATGATCAACAACGCCGATTGGCTGTTGAAGCTCAACTATCTGGAATTCCTGCGCGATGTCGGGCGGCACTTCTCGGTCAACCGCATGCTGAGCTTCGATTCGGTCAAGCTCCGGCTCGACCGCGAGCAGTCGCTGTCCTTCCTCGAATTCAACTACATGATCCTGCAGGGCTACGACTTCGTCGAGCTGAACCGGCGCACCGGCTGCATCCTGCAGATGGGCGGCTCCGACCAGTGGGGCAACATCGTCAACGGCATCGATCTCGGCCACCGCATGGACGGCGTGCAGCTCTACGCGCTGACCTCGCCGCTCTTGACCACCTCGTCGGGCGCCAAGATGGGCAAGACGGCCTCCGGCGCGGTCTGGCTCAACGCCGACCTGCTTTCGCCCTACGACTACTGGCAGTATTGGCGCAACACCGAGGACGCCGATGTCGAGCGCTTCCTGAAGCTCTACACGACCCTGCCGATGGCCGAGATCGCCCGCCTCGCCGCGCTCGGCGGCGCGGAGATCAACGAAGCCAAGAAGGTGCTGGCGACCGAGGTCACCGCGCTGGTCCACGGCCTGGCCGCGGCGCATGAGGCGGCCGAAACGGCGCGCAAGACCTTCGAGGAGGGCGCGCTCTCGGCCAACCTGCCGACGATCGACATCCCGGCCGACGAACTCGCCGCCGGCATCGGCGTCCTCGCCGCCTTCGTCCGCGCCGGCCTCGCCGCCTCCAACGGCGAAGTCCGCCGCCTCCTCTCCGGCGGCGGCGTCCGCGTCAACGACCAGCCCGTCACCGACGACAAGGCCCGCCTGACCCCGGCCGACCTGACCCCGGAAGGCGTCGTCAAGTTGTCTCTCGGCAAGAAGAAGCACATCCTCGTCCGCCCGGTCTGA
- a CDS encoding flavin-containing monooxygenase, which produces MVAQKNVAVIGAGVSGIAAAKAFAARGHKVTGFEAGEVFGGVWDPAKSYPGVQTQSPKELYRFTDMAMPDAYPEWPTGPQVQAYLDGYARHHGLGALFHFRTRVDAIDRRPDGRAGWRLSVTGPEGATTEDFDFVAVAVGNFSEKHMPTFGGEDIFRAAGGRLLHSSDYRDPAQIRGRRVVVLGASKSATDIAVNAARNGAAAVTLVCREAVWRVPYFVGGINFKRLLYMRAQEMQFNGWGRTRAQKLVQALTAPLVWANFRGLETLLKLQLGLRRWDMVPDVPIEKDVSCSIPIVTPGMFEAFHSGAIRPVRGSFEGYAETGPRLTGGETLRADVVILATGWKGSLPFLGEPWRSRLIDPDGLYRLHRFAVNPDLPDLGFVGFNSSFCTVLTSEMLAEWLVRFADGQLARQPSPAAMAADIETMLQWRREERPAARKYGGLCVAPFHFKHFDELLADIGARLRTRANPFAEYFSFPDAPSFGRYLASAPQYRAE; this is translated from the coding sequence CGCCGCCAAGGCCTTCGCGGCGCGCGGGCACAAGGTGACGGGTTTCGAGGCCGGAGAGGTCTTCGGCGGGGTCTGGGACCCGGCCAAGTCCTATCCGGGCGTGCAGACGCAGTCGCCGAAGGAACTCTATCGCTTCACCGACATGGCCATGCCGGACGCCTATCCGGAATGGCCGACGGGGCCGCAGGTGCAAGCCTATCTGGACGGCTACGCGCGCCACCACGGCCTCGGAGCGCTGTTCCACTTCCGCACCCGCGTTGACGCGATCGACCGTCGTCCGGACGGGCGCGCCGGCTGGCGCCTGTCGGTGACCGGCCCGGAAGGCGCCACGACCGAGGATTTCGATTTCGTCGCCGTCGCGGTCGGCAACTTTTCCGAAAAACACATGCCGACCTTCGGCGGCGAGGACATTTTTCGCGCGGCCGGCGGCCGCCTGCTGCATTCCTCCGACTATCGCGACCCGGCCCAGATCCGCGGGCGGCGGGTCGTGGTGCTCGGCGCCTCGAAATCGGCCACCGACATCGCCGTCAACGCCGCCCGCAACGGCGCGGCGGCGGTGACGCTGGTCTGCCGCGAGGCGGTCTGGCGGGTGCCCTATTTCGTCGGCGGCATCAATTTCAAGCGGCTGCTCTACATGCGCGCCCAGGAAATGCAGTTCAACGGCTGGGGCCGGACTCGGGCGCAGAAGCTCGTCCAGGCCCTGACCGCGCCGCTGGTCTGGGCCAATTTCCGCGGCCTGGAGACGCTCCTCAAACTGCAGCTGGGCTTGCGCCGCTGGGACATGGTGCCGGACGTGCCGATCGAGAAGGACGTGTCCTGCTCGATCCCGATCGTGACGCCCGGCATGTTCGAGGCCTTCCACAGCGGCGCGATCCGGCCGGTCCGCGGCAGCTTCGAAGGCTATGCCGAGACGGGCCCGCGGCTGACCGGCGGTGAGACGCTCCGCGCCGATGTCGTCATCCTGGCGACCGGCTGGAAGGGCAGCCTGCCCTTCCTCGGCGAGCCCTGGCGCTCGCGGCTGATCGATCCGGACGGGCTCTACCGGCTGCATCGTTTCGCGGTCAATCCGGACCTGCCGGACCTCGGCTTCGTCGGCTTCAATTCGAGCTTCTGCACGGTGCTGACCTCCGAAATGCTGGCCGAATGGCTGGTGCGCTTCGCCGACGGCCAGTTGGCGCGCCAGCCCAGCCCCGCGGCGATGGCCGCCGATATCGAGACGATGCTGCAGTGGCGCCGGGAGGAGCGTCCGGCTGCGCGCAAATATGGGGGCTTGTGCGTCGCCCCGTTCCACTTCAAGCATTTCGACGAGCTTCTGGCCGACATCGGTGCGCGGCTGCGGACGCGCGCCAACCCCTTCGCCGAGTATTTCTCCTTCCCGGATGCGCCGTCCTTCGGACGATATCTCGCCTCGGCGCCGCAATACCGGGCGGAATGA
- a CDS encoding DUF4279 domain-containing protein → MIKVYLYFTIGSSDKDPSMLSEILEAEPTGIVLKSRPSPPARVNLWRIDTGEIINSLDIRDHWKCLEEMIGDKAKVIEKLTEEWVVKLDIVVETRSGEFPDIHIPGALLKFVSDSRTILDICEYDISSD, encoded by the coding sequence ATGATTAAGGTCTATTTATATTTCACTATTGGGTCATCGGACAAAGATCCATCGATGCTGTCGGAAATTTTGGAAGCGGAACCGACAGGTATCGTCCTAAAATCCCGCCCTTCGCCGCCCGCACGGGTTAATCTATGGAGAATTGACACGGGGGAAATTATCAACTCCTTGGATATCAGAGATCATTGGAAATGCCTCGAGGAAATGATTGGCGATAAAGCAAAAGTTATAGAGAAATTGACAGAAGAATGGGTTGTTAAGTTAGATATTGTTGTCGAGACCCGATCCGGTGAGTTTCCGGACATTCACATTCCCGGTGCATTGCTGAAGTTTGTGAGCGATTCTCGAACTATACTAGATATTTGCGAATACGACATTTCGAGTGACTAA
- a CDS encoding helix-turn-helix transcriptional regulator gives MHLTFDQSADLARLFSLLHEEDEERTIRLKVGELLLRLTGSDYFASFVWDEANRRFARRLQIGMDDANLDRYDRYFQYRDPITPALKQRAAPTLVSAIMPRADFVRTEFFTDFLARDGLSYGVNMYCVDGEHHVGDLRLWRASRRGDFDTDTVDLLTLIRPALSRALAKARDRTSPPGVPAIRLSARQQAIARLVAAGASDKEIGRRLGIAPTTVRSHVDQLKERLGVARRAAIGAALAEAGLAEGGGTAASKG, from the coding sequence ATGCATCTGACCTTCGACCAATCGGCCGACCTGGCGCGTCTCTTCTCGCTGCTGCACGAGGAGGACGAGGAGCGGACGATCCGGCTCAAGGTCGGCGAGCTTTTGCTGCGGCTGACCGGGTCAGACTATTTCGCCTCCTTCGTCTGGGACGAGGCGAACCGGCGCTTCGCCCGGCGCCTGCAGATCGGCATGGACGACGCCAATCTCGACCGCTACGACCGGTATTTCCAGTATCGCGATCCGATCACCCCGGCCTTGAAGCAGCGCGCCGCGCCGACCCTGGTCTCGGCGATCATGCCGCGTGCCGACTTCGTCCGGACCGAGTTCTTCACCGACTTCCTGGCCCGCGACGGCCTCTCCTATGGCGTCAACATGTATTGCGTCGACGGGGAGCACCATGTCGGCGACCTGCGCCTGTGGCGGGCGAGCCGCCGCGGCGATTTCGACACCGACACGGTCGACCTGCTGACGCTGATCCGCCCGGCCCTGTCGCGCGCCCTCGCCAAGGCGCGCGACCGCACCAGCCCGCCCGGTGTGCCCGCGATCCGGCTTTCGGCCCGGCAGCAGGCGATCGCACGGCTGGTCGCTGCCGGCGCCTCCGACAAGGAGATCGGCCGCCGGCTCGGCATCGCGCCGACCACCGTGCGCAGCCATGTCGACCAGCTCAAGGAGCGGCTCGGCGTCGCCCGCCGCGCCGCGATCGGTGCCGCGCTGGCGGAGGCCGGTCTGGCCGAGGGCGGCGGGACGGCGGCGTCCAAGGGCTGA
- a CDS encoding cupin domain-containing protein, whose amino-acid sequence MSDLEKGITRSGEGYAGTQWNILGQLYFPKASCESTFAFETNSDPGQFVPVHIHPTQDEFILVQEGVLDLKLDGVWTQAKAGDLVRMPRGIPHGYFNKSDKPARALFWVSPAGKLEDLFIALNDLTDVAEVIRLSAEHEVDFLPPEASA is encoded by the coding sequence ATGAGCGATCTGGAAAAGGGCATCACGCGCAGCGGCGAAGGCTATGCCGGCACGCAGTGGAACATCCTCGGCCAGCTCTATTTCCCGAAGGCCAGCTGCGAGTCGACCTTCGCCTTCGAGACCAACAGCGATCCGGGTCAGTTCGTGCCGGTCCACATCCATCCGACCCAGGACGAATTCATCCTGGTGCAGGAAGGCGTCCTCGACCTGAAGCTCGACGGCGTCTGGACCCAGGCCAAGGCCGGCGACCTGGTGCGCATGCCGCGCGGCATCCCGCATGGCTATTTCAACAAGTCCGACAAGCCGGCGCGTGCGCTTTTCTGGGTCTCTCCGGCCGGCAAGCTGGAAGATCTGTTCATCGCTCTCAACGACCTGACCGACGTGGCCGAGGTGATCCGCCTCTCCGCCGAGCACGAGGTCGACTTCCTGCCGCCGGAAGCCAGCGCCTGA
- a CDS encoding anhydro-N-acetylmuramic acid kinase, with product MRLAVGMMSGTSMDGVDVAAIETDGVVVGDFGPTLFRPYTEAERRLLRAALAAGPGLRDRVERPSVLAEAERVVTEAHADALARFFAQEGFDRNSVSVVGFHGQTVFHDPSRRLTVQIGDGLALARHCAVPVVYDFRAADVAAGGQGAPLVPVYHAALAARAGLDWPVGVLNLGGVGNLTWIGGAGTGADDLIAFDTGPANALIDDWCLEKTGRTLDQDGRLAASGRVDTAALDRLMDDPYFAATPPKSLDRNAFSREPVAGLSTEDGAATLTAFTAATVAKALAVVPRRPETLVVAGGGARNPTLLAMIGQRAQARVVAATEIGWSTDFLEAQAFAFLAVRHLEGLPLSYPGTTGVPHPCRGGVLALA from the coding sequence CTGCGACTTGCCGTCGGCATGATGAGCGGCACCTCGATGGACGGGGTCGACGTGGCCGCGATCGAGACCGACGGGGTCGTGGTCGGCGATTTCGGCCCGACCCTGTTCCGGCCCTATACGGAGGCCGAGCGCCGGCTGTTGCGCGCGGCGCTGGCCGCCGGCCCGGGCCTGCGCGACCGGGTCGAGCGGCCGTCGGTCCTGGCGGAGGCCGAGCGGGTGGTGACCGAGGCGCATGCCGATGCGCTGGCGCGCTTCTTCGCCCAGGAAGGCTTCGATCGCAATTCGGTCTCGGTGGTCGGCTTCCACGGCCAGACCGTGTTCCACGATCCTTCGCGCCGGCTGACGGTGCAGATCGGCGACGGGTTGGCGCTGGCGCGGCATTGCGCGGTGCCGGTGGTCTATGATTTCCGGGCCGCCGACGTTGCGGCGGGCGGGCAGGGGGCGCCGCTGGTGCCGGTCTATCATGCGGCGCTGGCTGCGCGGGCCGGTCTCGACTGGCCGGTCGGCGTGCTCAATCTCGGCGGCGTCGGCAACCTGACCTGGATCGGCGGGGCCGGCACCGGCGCCGACGACCTGATCGCCTTCGACACCGGCCCGGCCAATGCGCTGATCGACGACTGGTGCCTGGAGAAGACCGGCCGCACGCTCGACCAGGACGGGCGCCTGGCCGCCTCGGGCCGCGTCGACACGGCGGCGCTCGATCGCCTGATGGATGATCCCTATTTCGCGGCCACCCCGCCGAAGTCGCTCGATCGCAACGCCTTTTCGCGCGAACCCGTCGCCGGATTGTCGACCGAGGACGGCGCGGCGACGCTGACCGCCTTCACGGCCGCGACCGTCGCCAAGGCGCTGGCGGTCGTGCCGCGCCGGCCGGAGACGCTGGTCGTCGCCGGTGGCGGCGCGCGCAATCCGACCCTGTTGGCGATGATCGGCCAGCGCGCGCAGGCCCGCGTCGTGGCGGCGACCGAGATCGGCTGGTCGACCGACTTCCTGGAGGCGCAGGCCTTCGCCTTCCTGGCGGTGCGCCACCTCGAGGGACTGCCGCTCAGCTATCCCGGCACGACCGGCGTGCCGCATCCCTGCCGCGGCGGTGTGCTCGCGCTCGCCTGA